Proteins from a single region of Paenibacillus sp. BIHB 4019:
- a CDS encoding S-layer homology domain-containing protein yields the protein MRRSTKAIVAFFVSANLLMTSSVVMGKEAVKARQDLSSVRQAYASTSAAPVFTDIKGHWAESTIKKAVSDGYLKGYSNGTFKPNGLITRAELASVLVRITKNKNDGSKASFTDVQGSYWAASAINGAVGTGFVKSGDAPGAKFNPNQAMTRYDMAKWFSQGLVRSEPSFATAIKEVEGTLLPFTETYNTGISKTQTPYIAIARGTGLMKGKPDNSFGLKDTTTRAEVAVMIYRYLKIEGSKAENYTGLNEMREVGLYGTNVMSFGKARDIKGVDGKPRNIHSVMGKTFNLAYGFGSFTLDRVIVVNLSEKIGSEARGIYGEMFYDEIFEGWSAYTEQTVTASREMDNISRYINGYPTLTGGPLPGDLPEKYGYETMPTDSGKGAKYEAFSDFVSLGKPKTFWTGISAFRTPTFLTAADGTEATVYMYW from the coding sequence ATGAGAAGAAGTACTAAAGCCATAGTAGCATTTTTTGTATCTGCTAATTTATTAATGACTAGCAGTGTCGTAATGGGGAAGGAAGCGGTGAAAGCAAGGCAAGATCTGTCAAGTGTGAGACAAGCTTATGCAAGTACAAGTGCTGCTCCCGTTTTCACAGATATCAAAGGCCACTGGGCAGAATCAACGATTAAGAAAGCTGTATCGGATGGTTATTTAAAGGGCTATTCGAATGGTACATTTAAGCCAAATGGTTTGATTACACGAGCAGAACTCGCAAGTGTGCTGGTTCGAATAACCAAAAATAAAAATGACGGAAGCAAAGCAAGCTTTACGGATGTGCAGGGAAGCTATTGGGCGGCCAGCGCAATTAATGGAGCAGTCGGAACGGGATTCGTTAAATCAGGAGATGCACCAGGAGCGAAATTCAACCCAAATCAGGCGATGACTAGATATGATATGGCGAAGTGGTTTTCACAAGGTCTGGTGCGAAGTGAGCCGAGCTTTGCAACTGCTATAAAAGAAGTAGAAGGGACACTGCTGCCGTTTACAGAAACATACAACACAGGAATTAGCAAAACTCAAACGCCATACATAGCAATAGCTAGAGGAACAGGGCTGATGAAGGGTAAACCAGATAATAGCTTTGGACTAAAGGATACGACTACGCGTGCAGAAGTGGCTGTCATGATCTACCGTTATTTGAAAATTGAAGGAAGCAAAGCGGAAAATTATACAGGATTAAATGAAATGCGAGAAGTGGGCTTGTATGGAACCAATGTAATGAGTTTTGGCAAGGCAAGGGACATTAAAGGTGTAGATGGAAAACCTAGAAATATTCACAGTGTGATGGGAAAGACATTTAATCTGGCCTATGGCTTTGGAAGTTTTACCTTAGATCGAGTCATTGTTGTAAATTTATCTGAAAAAATCGGCAGCGAAGCACGAGGAATTTATGGAGAAATGTTTTATGATGAAATATTTGAGGGCTGGTCAGCTTATACCGAGCAAACCGTAACAGCAAGCAGAGAAATGGATAACATATCTCGTTACATTAATGGCTATCCAACTTTAACAGGAGGTCCGCTTCCAGGTGACCTGCCTGAAAAATACGGTTATGAAACCATGCCTACAGACTCTGGAAAGGGAGCTAAATATGAAGCATTTTCGGATTTTGTAAGCTTAGGCAAGCCCAAAACGTTTTGGACCGGAATCAGTGCCTTTAGAACTCCTACTTTTCTAACAGCAGCAGATGGTACTGAGGCCACTGTGTATATGTACTGGTAG
- a CDS encoding helix-turn-helix domain-containing protein has protein sequence MMAYQHDGQAAALPPALLFSGLEYRLYDCHKGEEQGKGRAFVWLAAYTLLAVTQGQGTITINGVSHPAAYGKCFLLAPNTAIGVESEAFQPIRLYELSFEIGAQDEELLADGGEMVFEPFALLEDMLLSLRGKPPRGKLEALQRHIQFQQLMLEVLKRQHKEEDEPDARGAVERTISFMQHSYKEEISIGRLAQEVNMSRWQYGEKFKALTGSTPTAYLTALRIERAKQLLLSQTARVREIAGRVGFGDEYYFSRRFKQTTGLTPTQYMQEFGRAPRIFSIQYIGELLALGIRPIAVNSAMFPVFEEEALRGVHGIEEPIDAEQIMRLNPDLILYPSFIKAALIDQLVKIAPMAHVSWNDDVYGRLRAMGELLGRQQEAEEWIAGYLQKAALARERIGCCIRPGETASAFVYVDQTLYMYGTHHFGHTLYEGIGFELPGRLKALTERNKQLKWMPIRLEELPVYAGDRVFFSLAPSGVDEQQGRAILNHPIWNSLPAVRSGCAYIVDPIWGNYNPITLDKHLEEVVRLLEETRKYSPAAGS, from the coding sequence ATGATGGCATATCAGCATGATGGACAAGCGGCTGCGCTTCCTCCAGCACTTTTGTTCTCGGGGCTGGAGTATCGGCTCTATGACTGCCATAAAGGTGAAGAGCAGGGTAAAGGGCGGGCCTTCGTCTGGCTGGCCGCCTATACGCTGCTGGCCGTCACGCAGGGGCAGGGCACCATTACGATTAATGGGGTGAGCCATCCCGCTGCATACGGCAAATGCTTTTTGCTGGCGCCCAATACCGCTATCGGCGTCGAAAGCGAAGCTTTTCAGCCGATTCGATTATACGAGCTCTCTTTCGAGATCGGTGCACAGGATGAGGAGCTGCTTGCGGATGGCGGGGAAATGGTTTTTGAGCCGTTTGCATTATTGGAAGATATGCTGCTGTCGCTTCGCGGCAAGCCGCCCCGTGGAAAGCTGGAGGCGCTCCAGCGCCACATTCAGTTTCAGCAGCTCATGCTGGAAGTACTGAAGCGCCAGCACAAAGAAGAGGACGAGCCGGATGCCAGAGGGGCAGTGGAGCGGACAATTTCTTTTATGCAGCATTCGTACAAAGAGGAAATTTCGATTGGACGTCTGGCACAGGAAGTGAACATGAGCCGCTGGCAATATGGGGAAAAGTTCAAAGCATTAACGGGCAGCACGCCAACTGCTTATTTGACTGCACTGCGGATCGAGCGGGCAAAGCAGCTGCTGCTGAGCCAAACGGCCCGTGTTCGCGAAATTGCCGGGCGGGTCGGCTTCGGGGATGAATATTATTTCAGCCGGCGCTTCAAGCAGACGACGGGACTTACACCGACGCAATATATGCAGGAATTCGGTCGCGCTCCGCGTATATTTTCGATTCAATATATCGGCGAGCTGCTGGCGCTGGGCATTCGCCCGATAGCGGTGAACAGCGCGATGTTTCCTGTTTTTGAGGAGGAGGCGCTGCGCGGCGTTCATGGCATTGAGGAGCCGATTGATGCGGAGCAAATTATGCGGCTCAATCCCGATTTAATTTTGTACCCCAGCTTTATAAAGGCAGCGCTCATCGATCAATTGGTGAAAATTGCTCCTATGGCGCATGTGAGCTGGAACGATGATGTGTATGGACGGCTGCGTGCGATGGGCGAGCTGCTGGGCAGACAACAGGAGGCGGAGGAGTGGATCGCGGGCTATCTGCAAAAGGCGGCGCTGGCGCGCGAGCGGATAGGCTGTTGTATCCGCCCGGGCGAGACGGCTTCGGCGTTCGTTTATGTAGATCAGACGCTGTATATGTATGGGACGCATCATTTTGGGCACACGCTCTATGAGGGAATCGGCTTTGAGCTGCCTGGGCGTTTGAAAGCATTGACAGAGCGGAATAAGCAGCTGAAATGGATGCCGATACGGCTTGAGGAGCTGCCGGTTTACGCTGGTGACCGGGTGTTTTTTTCGCTTGCCCCTTCCGGGGTGGATGAACAGCAAGGACGGGCGATTTTGAATCATCCGATATGGAACAGCTTGCCCGCCGTCCGCAGCGGCTGCGCCTATATCGTCGACCCAATATGGGGGAATTACAATCCGATTACGCTAGATAAGCATTTGGAGGAAGTCGTAAGGCTGCTTGAAGAAACGCGCAAGTACAGCCCTGCTGCTGGTTCCTGA
- a CDS encoding ABC transporter substrate-binding protein, with product MFVSLFSVSKRLIFVGAAAVLMLLLAACGSNAGHSAEGTGSTQPASAAAAAESASAQPAATQEQAAARIYKDVMGREVELPSNPQRIVAHYYASEMMALGFPMVGTNFLNAKAVLGEEKLQGIEDVSGEGVSTNLEKVLALEPDLIIVPNFLDAAEFEELSKIAPTVVIDYSGDIFSRLRSLSEIVGKPEQAEEWIKKYEAKSEEKREQLKPIVAAGGTASAFVVHVDGKLYIYGPQRLGPTMYDALGFKAPNKVAELFKDSKDLWKEISLETLPDFAGDHIFLILQDDNEDAKKGTEEIINGPVWKNIPAVKNGHAYIVGKRWSFNDPLTLDWLLDEMTNELLAKQ from the coding sequence ATGTTTGTTTCGTTATTTTCTGTTTCCAAACGATTGATTTTCGTGGGCGCGGCAGCTGTGCTCATGCTGCTGCTTGCAGCCTGCGGCTCGAATGCAGGCCATTCAGCGGAGGGAACGGGCTCGACGCAGCCTGCCTCCGCCGCCGCAGCAGCTGAGTCTGCATCTGCACAGCCAGCAGCGACGCAAGAGCAGGCTGCAGCCCGCATCTATAAGGATGTTATGGGCAGGGAAGTAGAGCTGCCAAGCAATCCGCAGCGAATCGTTGCGCATTATTATGCTTCTGAGATGATGGCGCTTGGTTTTCCGATGGTAGGTACGAACTTCCTAAATGCCAAAGCGGTTCTCGGAGAGGAGAAGCTGCAAGGCATTGAAGATGTTAGCGGTGAGGGCGTATCGACGAATTTGGAGAAGGTGCTGGCGCTGGAGCCTGATCTTATTATCGTGCCAAATTTTCTGGATGCGGCAGAGTTCGAGGAATTGTCCAAAATCGCCCCAACGGTGGTCATTGATTACAGCGGCGACATTTTCAGCCGTCTGCGCTCCTTGAGCGAAATTGTCGGCAAGCCGGAGCAAGCTGAAGAGTGGATCAAAAAGTATGAGGCGAAAAGCGAAGAGAAGCGCGAGCAGTTGAAGCCGATTGTTGCAGCGGGCGGAACAGCTTCAGCGTTCGTTGTGCATGTAGACGGCAAGCTGTATATTTATGGGCCGCAGCGTTTGGGGCCAACAATGTATGATGCGCTAGGATTTAAAGCGCCGAACAAAGTGGCCGAGCTGTTCAAGGACAGCAAGGACTTGTGGAAGGAAATATCGCTAGAGACGCTGCCGGATTTTGCTGGCGACCATATATTCCTGATATTGCAGGATGACAACGAGGATGCCAAGAAGGGCACGGAAGAAATAATTAACGGCCCTGTGTGGAAAAACATCCCTGCGGTAAAAAATGGCCATGCCTATATCGTGGGCAAACGCTGGTCGTTCAACGATCCGCTTACACTCGACTGGCTGCTGGATGAAATGACGAATGAGCTGCTAGCGAAGCAATAA
- a CDS encoding stalk domain-containing protein, producing MKSKKMVISAAVLGMVLTGSAGVYAGSNLEQIKAYLNNGLKIELNGSAYTLVDGNGAKQAPITYKGSTYLPVRSIADALNVPVTYDAGSNKVTIGSSSSTGGGGTDSNVYTGQRPKYLPADFPIPKDAKIKETVENNRDNKKSVYFVYETKNGLDSLGVSYKAYFQTKELTDTSEDVNSNSLTMVGKKGDDLAVTITGAPDRDKEGYYEITVVWSGK from the coding sequence GTGAAAAGCAAAAAAATGGTCATTTCCGCAGCGGTGCTTGGCATGGTGCTTACCGGCTCGGCAGGCGTATATGCAGGAAGCAATTTGGAGCAGATTAAAGCTTATTTGAATAATGGCTTAAAAATCGAGCTTAATGGCAGCGCGTACACGCTAGTTGATGGCAATGGCGCCAAGCAGGCTCCAATTACTTATAAAGGGTCGACCTACTTGCCGGTTCGTTCGATTGCAGACGCTTTGAATGTGCCCGTTACTTACGATGCAGGAAGCAATAAGGTAACCATCGGCAGCAGCTCCTCTACCGGAGGCGGCGGTACCGATAGCAATGTGTATACGGGCCAGCGTCCGAAGTATTTGCCGGCAGATTTCCCGATTCCAAAAGATGCGAAAATAAAAGAGACGGTGGAAAACAATCGCGACAACAAAAAATCGGTGTACTTCGTCTATGAGACGAAAAATGGATTAGACTCGCTTGGCGTATCCTACAAAGCTTATTTCCAAACGAAAGAGCTGACGGATACATCAGAGGATGTAAACAGCAATTCATTAACGATGGTAGGCAAAAAGGGTGATGATTTAGCCGTAACGATTACGGGTGCTCCTGACCGGGACAAAGAGGGCTATTACGAAATTACAGTGGTATGGTCAGGCAAGTGA
- a CDS encoding HAMP domain-containing methyl-accepting chemotaxis protein encodes MQFIKRMSFFSKNLLLAFFNIVLIGSILIASGYIIQKDILIKQLRGQISAITQEWAQEMEPAKIQQAITEKSYEGATQLELKATLDLIHKYNPNIAQAYVFGTELTNGNQTSIIAMPTSLVEAFSAENMGVGTMYEQPAAMSTAVGEMLITGVPTFTSFYTDDFGIWTTILYPIKDSGGNVFAFFAADVDASAVPNGLHTLLISGISIMLIFLVLIFLLQFFVSRMTMKPIKELIKGIEEVSAGNLNVELKSGVDDLGVVNHKFNIMIRKINDMMVKVRLTSHAVTDSAKSLYEFSEKNSKTVEEITENMREINIEIANQELSSGEAAKAMNEMSTVIQNIAHSSSSVAEEAGDMEHKSKEGNKVVGQVVEQMEQIEKFVVESSSAIQSLASRSQEIENIVSLIMGVATQTNLLALNAAIEAARVGEHGKGFAVVAGEVRKLAEQSNSSATQISGLIKEIQQEITTAVHALNLGTGQVRTGLQISSETGSLLDDILSATRSVTLQIQEVSSSTEQISAGTEELTATAENLSASAGITAANSAKISKSIAEQKESMNAIVESSTQLTQMSEELQELINHFQVRTS; translated from the coding sequence ATGCAGTTCATAAAACGAATGTCCTTTTTCTCAAAAAATTTGCTGCTTGCCTTCTTTAACATCGTATTAATTGGATCGATCTTAATTGCATCAGGTTACATCATTCAAAAGGATATTTTGATTAAGCAGCTTCGTGGACAAATTAGCGCCATTACACAGGAATGGGCACAGGAAATGGAACCTGCGAAAATCCAGCAAGCCATTACTGAGAAAAGCTACGAAGGCGCTACTCAATTGGAATTGAAAGCAACGCTGGATCTGATACATAAATATAACCCGAATATTGCACAGGCTTATGTATTCGGAACGGAGTTGACGAATGGCAATCAAACGTCAATTATTGCTATGCCTACAAGTCTCGTAGAAGCCTTCTCCGCTGAAAACATGGGTGTTGGCACGATGTATGAGCAGCCAGCAGCGATGTCGACCGCTGTAGGGGAGATGCTGATAACAGGAGTGCCTACATTCACGAGCTTTTACACCGATGATTTCGGCATTTGGACGACGATTCTTTATCCCATCAAAGACAGCGGCGGCAACGTATTCGCTTTCTTCGCGGCGGATGTAGATGCGAGCGCGGTGCCTAACGGCCTGCACACGCTGCTGATCAGCGGCATTTCGATCATGCTCATTTTCCTTGTGCTCATTTTCTTGCTTCAGTTCTTCGTTTCGCGTATGACCATGAAGCCCATCAAAGAGCTGATTAAAGGCATTGAAGAAGTAAGCGCAGGCAACTTGAATGTCGAGCTGAAATCGGGCGTCGACGATCTTGGTGTCGTTAATCACAAGTTCAACATTATGATTCGCAAAATTAACGACATGATGGTCAAAGTGCGTCTAACTTCGCATGCTGTCACAGATTCGGCTAAATCCTTGTATGAATTTTCCGAGAAGAACAGCAAAACGGTAGAGGAAATTACCGAAAACATGCGGGAAATCAACATCGAAATTGCCAATCAGGAGTTGTCCTCCGGGGAGGCTGCCAAAGCGATGAACGAAATGTCGACCGTTATTCAGAACATTGCTCACAGCTCGTCAAGCGTTGCAGAAGAAGCTGGCGATATGGAGCACAAATCGAAGGAAGGCAATAAAGTCGTAGGACAGGTTGTTGAGCAGATGGAGCAGATTGAAAAGTTTGTGGTCGAATCCTCCAGTGCCATTCAATCCCTTGCCAGCCGTTCACAGGAAATTGAAAATATCGTTTCGCTCATTATGGGCGTTGCGACGCAGACCAATCTTCTGGCGCTAAATGCAGCGATTGAAGCGGCAAGAGTCGGCGAACATGGCAAAGGTTTTGCAGTCGTAGCAGGCGAGGTTCGCAAACTGGCTGAGCAGTCCAATAGCTCGGCAACGCAAATTTCCGGATTGATTAAAGAAATCCAGCAGGAAATTACGACAGCTGTCCATGCACTGAATCTGGGAACAGGCCAAGTTCGTACGGGCTTGCAAATTTCCAGCGAGACGGGTTCGCTGCTGGACGATATTTTGTCCGCTACCCGCAGTGTAACGCTGCAAATTCAAGAAGTATCGAGCTCCACAGAGCAAATTTCGGCAGGTACGGAAGAATTGACGGCTACGGCTGAAAATCTTTCGGCTTCCGCAGGAATTACAGCAGCAAACAGTGCGAAAATTTCCAAATCCATCGCCGAGCAAAAAGAATCGATGAATGCCATTGTGGAATCATCGACACAATTGACGCAAATGTCGGAAGAGCTGCAGGAGCTCATCAACCATTTCCAAGTCCGTACTTCTTAA
- a CDS encoding DUF5704 domain-containing protein: MGATSQLTAQIKTEGFEARDWQNTATNVIWKSDRSAVISVDERTGLVTAHSRGSAVITANWKDDGADGYNITARITLTVGATTCTGASCTPGTSVICEAQPGLSRSQTSLATETRGEIRADARGAEQFDVSKGIPSSDALYANVFGKAYLFDYTFDQEEGTCTFKIPVSKTYTLKWQTEESDGTDSDGNPRTRTVRHQESETVTTIYDVERPFAYWEITTFDAWGLKQATLNQYALPYGAITLLPIGYTAPDVQGGVTAEHMEKPPYSAKVLAGETIDGGSSRPSVPSEDWSEEAEGQVGRIKVWNDRLDFDGSVIMDDVQQEDETPEPIDIVEAEEIGEDVLYESGLIIPGTRANSRDEPSDGILSYESLLSINGEGDVQTFPIDGLNTVTVHTPVVNDSEAPDENRGFDQSVIPNMARTVLVLGREFSVDFDETAPHLNQLGYGNRDYARYTRNKRIVFPFDVYHGSTFYPAQTWIDYPVGAAKQTYRIPVWVPEGNYDAVTQAWAINTPDGSSAYQIDFNGDLANYGASRTLLFTVQGRISDFTITDIGDLRYESVFRTAKGSKQHSGYVYESGGRTKDREETVLASQPLRLLPIRPGSHPREAATVPHNGYPISFYFETIGSYSGKDAGIQIQPSFWFVSKQGGSAQEVDLYYDVSGPRNKLIKVGSARDQELYSRTYQLADLLRGVTTTSLSQAASYEYDYLLSPANRFGASWEKFWKHYITRKTVISAGYGLEELSYASRTLVGPSGSQVPASVNAVQAMRSVQRWYGEYSLQIAPYVLPKGTTILEVARQNGGALNGSEAAFLKNGYLMVHFDLSAYQQERKANPEIRYDAPMANMWEIEGQPLSSVSYSGQTYRFQYGDIAMFESSFSVRNDFQGTGR, encoded by the coding sequence GTGGGAGCAACTTCCCAGTTAACTGCCCAAATAAAAACGGAGGGGTTTGAGGCGAGGGATTGGCAAAATACAGCTACAAATGTAATTTGGAAAAGTGATCGCTCGGCCGTCATTTCCGTTGATGAACGAACAGGTCTAGTCACTGCACATAGCCGGGGTTCGGCCGTCATCACGGCGAACTGGAAAGACGATGGGGCAGATGGGTATAACATTACGGCGAGAATTACGCTCACGGTGGGAGCTACAACGTGTACAGGAGCAAGCTGTACGCCTGGAACCTCCGTTATCTGTGAAGCGCAGCCAGGGTTAAGCCGAAGTCAAACCTCGCTTGCCACTGAAACGAGAGGCGAGATTCGGGCAGATGCGCGAGGAGCAGAGCAATTTGATGTAAGCAAGGGGATTCCAAGCAGTGATGCGCTGTATGCGAATGTATTCGGTAAAGCGTATCTCTTCGACTATACATTTGATCAAGAGGAAGGAACTTGTACGTTTAAAATTCCGGTGTCCAAAACGTATACGCTGAAATGGCAAACGGAGGAGTCAGATGGGACCGATTCGGATGGCAATCCGAGAACGAGAACGGTCCGTCATCAGGAATCCGAGACGGTGACGACGATCTATGACGTGGAGCGACCGTTTGCCTATTGGGAAATTACGACGTTCGATGCGTGGGGACTCAAGCAAGCGACGCTGAACCAATATGCGCTGCCTTATGGGGCGATTACACTGCTGCCAATTGGATATACCGCGCCGGATGTACAAGGGGGCGTGACGGCTGAGCATATGGAGAAACCGCCGTACAGTGCGAAAGTGCTGGCAGGGGAAACGATTGATGGCGGCAGCAGCCGTCCGAGCGTGCCGTCGGAGGACTGGAGCGAAGAAGCAGAAGGACAGGTTGGACGCATCAAGGTATGGAATGACCGCCTGGATTTCGACGGCTCCGTGATCATGGACGACGTGCAGCAGGAGGATGAAACGCCAGAGCCGATCGACATTGTAGAAGCGGAGGAGATCGGGGAGGATGTGCTCTACGAGAGCGGCTTGATCATACCCGGTACCCGTGCGAACAGCCGGGATGAGCCGAGTGATGGCATCCTGTCGTATGAGAGCCTGCTGAGCATCAATGGCGAAGGGGATGTTCAGACGTTTCCGATTGACGGACTCAACACGGTGACCGTCCATACTCCCGTGGTCAATGACTCTGAAGCGCCGGATGAAAACCGCGGCTTTGACCAGAGCGTTATCCCGAATATGGCACGAACGGTGCTTGTGCTGGGGCGGGAGTTTTCCGTCGACTTTGACGAGACAGCGCCGCATTTGAATCAGCTTGGCTACGGCAACCGGGACTATGCGAGATATACACGAAACAAACGGATTGTATTCCCGTTTGATGTGTACCACGGCAGCACCTTCTATCCGGCACAAACGTGGATCGATTATCCCGTTGGGGCAGCGAAGCAAACGTACCGGATTCCGGTCTGGGTACCAGAAGGGAATTACGATGCGGTGACGCAGGCATGGGCGATTAATACGCCAGATGGTTCATCGGCCTATCAGATCGATTTCAATGGCGATCTCGCGAACTACGGAGCAAGCCGCACGCTGCTCTTCACCGTACAAGGCCGCATTTCGGATTTCACCATCACCGATATAGGCGACCTGCGCTATGAATCGGTGTTTCGCACCGCGAAAGGCTCGAAGCAGCATTCGGGCTACGTCTATGAATCCGGTGGACGGACGAAGGACCGGGAAGAGACGGTTCTAGCAAGCCAGCCTTTACGCCTGCTGCCAATTCGACCGGGCTCGCATCCACGGGAAGCGGCCACGGTACCGCATAATGGGTACCCGATCTCATTCTATTTTGAAACCATCGGCAGCTACAGCGGCAAGGATGCGGGCATTCAGATCCAGCCGAGTTTCTGGTTTGTGAGCAAGCAGGGCGGAAGTGCGCAAGAAGTCGACTTGTACTACGACGTATCCGGTCCACGGAACAAGCTGATTAAAGTCGGGTCGGCGCGGGATCAGGAGCTGTACAGCCGGACATATCAGCTGGCGGATCTGCTGCGCGGGGTGACGACGACCTCGCTGAGCCAAGCGGCAAGCTATGAATATGATTATCTCTTGTCGCCAGCGAATCGGTTTGGCGCTTCATGGGAGAAGTTCTGGAAGCACTACATTACGCGGAAAACGGTCATTAGTGCAGGTTACGGCTTGGAAGAGCTGTCGTATGCATCCCGCACGCTAGTGGGACCAAGCGGCTCGCAAGTACCGGCAAGTGTGAATGCGGTGCAAGCGATGCGGAGTGTACAGCGGTGGTATGGGGAGTACAGCCTGCAGATCGCGCCGTATGTGCTGCCGAAGGGCACGACTATTTTAGAGGTCGCAAGGCAAAACGGTGGAGCGCTGAATGGCAGTGAGGCAGCGTTTTTGAAAAATGGCTACCTGATGGTTCATTTTGACCTGAGTGCCTACCAGCAGGAGCGCAAGGCGAATCCGGAAATCCGGTATGACGCGCCAATGGCGAATATGTGGGAAATTGAAGGACAGCCGCTGAGCAGTGTGAGCTATAGCGGTCAGACGTATCGCTTTCAATACGGGGATATCGCGATGTTTGAATCGAGCTTCTCGGTGCGCAATGATTTCCAAGGCACGGGGAGATAG